A genomic window from Prochlorococcus sp. RS04 includes:
- a CDS encoding DUF2996 domain-containing protein: MEENLDKNNKLNKEISDNTTKSNSEEIKVPKSEKVINIDINNGDSATKVVIKNENNTPEKPITKPKKELPVEKKPFQEFINIHLIPSLTEEINQRGLEINNIKLTNTNRPIAGDKCWVINCEIKDTCNFWLSFERDDISSLKSISLSKPNQQPSIIESFLIDEKRITLKLIISRVLQRLNGQKLIGVN, translated from the coding sequence ATGGAAGAAAATTTAGACAAAAATAATAAATTAAATAAAGAAATATCTGACAATACTACTAAATCAAACTCTGAGGAAATAAAAGTACCTAAATCAGAAAAAGTTATCAATATAGACATAAATAATGGTGATTCTGCTACTAAAGTTGTTATAAAAAATGAAAATAATACCCCCGAAAAACCTATAACAAAACCCAAAAAAGAACTCCCAGTAGAGAAAAAGCCTTTCCAAGAATTTATTAACATACACCTAATTCCTTCACTTACTGAGGAAATTAATCAAAGAGGATTAGAAATAAACAATATTAAACTCACTAACACAAATAGACCTATTGCTGGAGATAAATGTTGGGTAATAAATTGTGAAATTAAAGATACATGTAACTTTTGGTTATCCTTTGAGAGAGATGACATTAGTTCATTAAAAAGTATTTCTTTATCAAAACCTAATCAACAACCCAGTATTATTGAATCTTTTCTTATTGATGAAAAAAGGATTACCCTAAAATTAATAATTTCAAGAGTACTTCAAAGATTGAATGGGCAAAAGTTAATAGGAGTTAATTAG